GTGCCCTGGGCACCGTCATCTCGGGCACGGAGTCGTCGATGTCTGCGGACGCGGCGGCATCCGCCGGGCGCGGAGGCCGTGCCAGAGGAGCGGCATCCTCAGGGTTCAGCGGGACGTGAGCCACGATGTCCGGGTTCTCCGGCGGCATCGGGTTCCCGCGTCGCAGGGGTCCGCCTCCTCGCGGTTCCGCATCGCGCACCATGCAATATCTCCTCACCGACCGAACAGGGGTGTCATCGAGGCTACCGCCTGATGCCTGATGTTCTCTGCGGTCATCATTTTGGAGCGGGCGGATGCGCGGGCTAGTGTCGATTCTCGTGCCGACGAATCGGCCCTCCCATCTCACCTGAGGACGTCATGAACGACTTCGCGCAGTCTCCTTCGCTCACCCTGCTTCCCGCTGTCGACGTCGCCGGGGGCAAGGCGGTCCGGCTCACCCAGGGCGAGGCCGGCACCGAGACCAGCTACGGCGACCCGCTGGATGCCGCAGGGGAGTGGGTGGCGCAGGGCGCGAAGTGGATCCACCTCGTCGACCTCGACGCCGCGTTCGGTCGTGGCAGCAACGCACCGATCCTCCGCAAGGTCATCAAGCAGTTCAAGAACGTCAACGTCGAGCTCTCCGGCGGCATCCGTGACGACGCGACGCTCGAGGCCGCACTCGAGAGCGGTGCGAGCCGCATCAACCTCGGCACCGCGGCGCTGGAGAACCCGGAGTGGGCGGCCGACGTGATCGGTCGCTTCGGTGAGGCGATCGCCGTCGGACTCGACGTCCGCGGCACGACGCTCGCCGCACGGGGCTGGACGAAGGAGGGCGGCGATCTCTGGGAGGTCCTCGAGCGTCTCGAGGATGCCGGGTGCAGCCGCTACGTCGTCACCGATGTCACCAAGGACGGGACCCTCAAGGGCCCGAACCTCGAGCTCCTCCGTGAGGTCACCGCCCGCACCCCGAAGCCCGTCGTCGCCTCCGGCGGCATCTCCAACCTCGACGACATCGCGGCCCTCCGCGAGCTGGTGCCGCTCGGTGTCGAAGGTGCCATCGTCGGCAAGGCGCTCTATGCCGGCGCGTTCACGCTGGCCGAGGCTCTGGATGTCGCGGGAGACTGACGACACCGGCGCCCACGGGTCGCACGACCACGGTGTCCCGCGCAACGACGGCGACTCTGCCGGCGTGCCGTGGGAGGGCCGCAGCTTCGAGTCGAACCCGCACGCGGGTGACGACGGATCGGCCGACCCCGCTCTGCTCGATGCGCTGCTGAGGTTCCGCGCGGGCGATGGTTCGCAGGCCGAGGTGGTCGACGCGTTCCGCAGTGCCAGGGTGCTCATCCCGCTCATCGCGGAGAAGGGCGAGGAGGGCGTGGCGCCCAGCGGGCTCACCGTCGACAAGACGCAGGAGCTCTCCATCGTCACGGTCGCGGCCCCGGACGGGCGCCGTGTGCAGCCGGTCTTCTCCTCCGTCGAGGCGATGCAGCGGTGGGATGCCACGGCGCGGCCGATTCCCGTCGAGGCGACGCGCGTGGCGCTCGCGGCATCGGCCGAGGACACCGACCTCATCGTGCTCGATCCGACCTCCGACACCGAGTTCGTCATCCGTCGCCCCGCCGTGTGGGCGATCGCTCAGGGGCATCGGTGGGAGCCGAGCTTCCTCTCGCCCGAGGTCTTCCACGCGCTGCAGGAGAGCGTCGCCCATGAACTGGCCGTCATCGATGTCTCGGTCGCGGCGGGGGATCCGGACGCACGCCTGCGCGGACCCGAGCTGGTCGTCGTCCTCGAGCTCGTGGATGGACTGGAGCGAGAGGTTCTCGATGCGGTCCTCGCCCGACTCGCTCAGCGCTGGGCTGCCGATGACCGCATCGCGGTCCTCGCGGACTCGCTCACCGTGAAGCTCCGCCGCTCGCTCTGAGTGCTCGTCGCATCGTAGGGTGACCGCATGCGCCGAACAGCCGTCGTGACCATGGCCTTGACGCTCATGATCGGCCTGGCCGGCTGTGATACGTACTGTCCGGCGATCGGATGGGTCAACAGTCTGAGAGTCGACACCAGCGCGATCGATGGAGTCACCGACCTGCAGTTCTGCATCGATGAGGAATGCTCGCCGCGTGCACACGAGACGCAGCCGACGGGCTCTGTCGCGACGATGTTCTCGGCGCATCAGGACGGCGACGACTGGACGCTGAACCTCGACATGACCGCACCCGAATCCGTCGTCATCCGAGTGTTCGCCGCCGACGGCGCACTCCTGAGGGAGTCCGAGCACAGGATCGACTGGACGCCTCCGACCGGCCAGTGCGGAGGGGCGACGACGGCCCCGCCGATCGTTCTCGTGGGCTAGTTGACCGGCCCTGTCCACTTCTCGCCCGGGCCCTTGCCGATGGGGTCGGGGATGGTCGAGGCCTCGCGGAAAGCGAGCTGCAGAGACCGCAGGCCATCGCGCAGGGAGCGCGCGTGCATGTCGCTGATCTCCGGAGCGCCCGCGGTGATGAGTCCTGCGAGCGTGTTGATCAGCTTGCGGGCCTCGTCGAGGTCGAGCTGGGCGGCGGCATCCGGGTCGTCGGCGAGGCCGAGTTTGACCGCGGCGGCGCTCATCAGGTGCACGGCGGCGGTGGTGATGACCTCCACGGCCGGCACGTCCGCGATGTCCCGTGTGGCGGAGGAGGCCGCCTCCTCCTGCCGGGCCCAGCGCTCTTCGCGCTCGCGTGCGGCCTCGTCCGATGCCTGGTTCGTCACTTCGCCTTGCCTTCTGTTAGACTGTGTCGGGCTCCGGAGCGTCATGCTCCGGCACGAAAGAGGATTCACTTCCCACCCGCGCTTGCCGTTCCAGGCTACCGGGTCTTGCACTCCACCGGCTTCGTCGTCAGACGGATCCGGCAGACAGGGTGCGGAGCCGGCGTCTGAATGCCGGTGGGTGGGGACGATTCTGATTTCGCCCGGGATGCTGACAGCGTTCCGGTGGCCGAATCCCATCGTCTAAGGAGTTCCGCATCAGCGATCCCCGCACCAATGAGCGCATCCGCGTCCCCGAGGTCCGCCTCGTCGGTCCCGCGGGTGAGCAGATCGGCGTCGTCCGCATCGAGGCGGCGCTGCGCCTTGCGCAGGAAGCCGACCTCGACCTCGTCGAGGTCGCACCCAACTCGAAGCCGCCCGTAGTCAAGATCATGGACTACGGCAAGTTCAAGTACGAAGCCGCCCAGAAGGAGAAGGAAGCTCGCCGCAACCAGGCGAACACCATCCTCAAGGAGGTCCGCTTCCGCCTGAAGATCGAAGCGCACGACTACACGACGAAGCTCAAGCGCGCCGAGGGCTTCCTCAAGGCCGGCGACAAGGTGAAGGCCATGATCCTCTTCCGAGGCCGCGAGCAGTCGCGTCCGGAGCAGGGCGTCCGTCTGCTGCGCAAGTTCGCCGAGGATGTCGCGGAGCTCGGAACCGTCGAGTCGAACCCGACCATCGACGGTCGCAACATGGTCATGATCGTGGCTCCGCTCAAGAGCAAGTCCGAGGCCAAGCAGGAGCAGAACGCCGTCCGCGACGCCCAGCGCGCAGCGAACAAGCAGGCTGCCCGCGAGGCCAAGAGCGACACGGACGCTCCTGCCGCAGCCGCGGCGGAGTGACTCCGCCCCAGAACTCCCGCACCGCGGGTTGACACCGTCGCCTGAGAAGGCGCCATACGAAGGAAGAGAAGATGCCGAAGCAGAAGACCCACTCGGGTGCTAAGAAGCGCTTCAAGATCACCGGCAGCGGCAAGCTGAAGAAGCAGCAGGCCGGAATGCGCCACAACCTCGAGCACAAGTCGAGCCGTCGCACCCGTCGCCTCAACCAGGACCAGGTTCTGTCGAAGGCAGACTTCAAGGTCGCCAAGAAGCTTCTCGGCCGCTGACGCGCCCGAACGCACGAATAGGAACACAGGAAAATGGCAAGAGTCAAGCGGGCGGTAAACGCCCAC
This genomic interval from Microbacterium hydrocarbonoxydans contains the following:
- the infC gene encoding translation initiation factor IF-3, with translation MPSSKEFRISDPRTNERIRVPEVRLVGPAGEQIGVVRIEAALRLAQEADLDLVEVAPNSKPPVVKIMDYGKFKYEAAQKEKEARRNQANTILKEVRFRLKIEAHDYTTKLKRAEGFLKAGDKVKAMILFRGREQSRPEQGVRLLRKFAEDVAELGTVESNPTIDGRNMVMIVAPLKSKSEAKQEQNAVRDAQRAANKQAAREAKSDTDAPAAAAAE
- the priA gene encoding bifunctional 1-(5-phosphoribosyl)-5-((5-phosphoribosylamino)methylideneamino)imidazole-4-carboxamide isomerase/phosphoribosylanthranilate isomerase PriA; the protein is MNDFAQSPSLTLLPAVDVAGGKAVRLTQGEAGTETSYGDPLDAAGEWVAQGAKWIHLVDLDAAFGRGSNAPILRKVIKQFKNVNVELSGGIRDDATLEAALESGASRINLGTAALENPEWAADVIGRFGEAIAVGLDVRGTTLAARGWTKEGGDLWEVLERLEDAGCSRYVVTDVTKDGTLKGPNLELLREVTARTPKPVVASGGISNLDDIAALRELVPLGVEGAIVGKALYAGAFTLAEALDVAGD
- a CDS encoding DUF1844 domain-containing protein, which codes for MTNQASDEAAREREERWARQEEAASSATRDIADVPAVEVITTAAVHLMSAAAVKLGLADDPDAAAQLDLDEARKLINTLAGLITAGAPEISDMHARSLRDGLRSLQLAFREASTIPDPIGKGPGEKWTGPVN
- the rpmI gene encoding 50S ribosomal protein L35, with protein sequence MPKQKTHSGAKKRFKITGSGKLKKQQAGMRHNLEHKSSRRTRRLNQDQVLSKADFKVAKKLLGR
- a CDS encoding SseB family protein; translation: MSRETDDTGAHGSHDHGVPRNDGDSAGVPWEGRSFESNPHAGDDGSADPALLDALLRFRAGDGSQAEVVDAFRSARVLIPLIAEKGEEGVAPSGLTVDKTQELSIVTVAAPDGRRVQPVFSSVEAMQRWDATARPIPVEATRVALAASAEDTDLIVLDPTSDTEFVIRRPAVWAIAQGHRWEPSFLSPEVFHALQESVAHELAVIDVSVAAGDPDARLRGPELVVVLELVDGLEREVLDAVLARLAQRWAADDRIAVLADSLTVKLRRSL